One window of the Candidatus Eremiobacterota bacterium genome contains the following:
- a CDS encoding FecR family protein gives MKLLSHRAVIRITIVLCLMMVLVLSFYMQSYAAPKTLAMVCNIYGRLTVIRDNQEKNAKVRSALISNDQVITDGRSQAVLLMKDNSEVKMGPNTKITIEEKNAKKGIFLWFGKVFAKMTRQDANFEFGSPHGAAAIEGTELQMEVDKSAGSILTVAEGKVLFSNSKGKVRVKGSEQSMAKSKTATISAPRIVQFQKLIMWQNQINKYVDAMESFKQAFDNAVRIKQSSGGSLIAAQQQVKEINQARDLLDSMVPDPMFQRGHNAMKGAFHILLQYLVSTVPQHQQQYLQQGQAQLQIAETELIKYKAYYQNEERKFLSEPTYDSNPIK, from the coding sequence GTGAAACTCTTATCTCACCGAGCTGTAATCCGTATTACTATAGTCTTATGCTTAATGATGGTCCTGGTTTTATCATTTTACATGCAGAGTTACGCGGCTCCCAAGACTCTCGCAATGGTGTGCAATATTTATGGCCGCCTCACTGTTATAAGGGACAACCAGGAAAAAAATGCCAAGGTCCGCTCTGCTCTCATAAGTAATGACCAAGTCATCACTGACGGGAGATCACAGGCAGTCCTTCTTATGAAAGATAATTCTGAAGTAAAGATGGGACCGAACACGAAGATTACTATAGAGGAAAAAAATGCCAAGAAGGGGATCTTCTTATGGTTTGGCAAAGTTTTCGCAAAAATGACCCGGCAGGATGCGAATTTTGAGTTCGGATCGCCCCATGGCGCAGCAGCGATTGAAGGGACTGAACTGCAGATGGAAGTGGACAAGAGCGCAGGGAGCATTCTTACAGTCGCTGAAGGGAAAGTTCTATTTTCCAACAGCAAGGGTAAAGTGAGAGTAAAAGGTTCTGAGCAATCAATGGCGAAATCCAAGACCGCCACAATTTCTGCACCGAGAATAGTGCAGTTTCAAAAGCTCATCATGTGGCAGAACCAGATAAACAAATACGTTGATGCCATGGAGAGTTTTAAACAGGCATTTGATAATGCCGTAAGAATAAAACAGAGCAGCGGAGGCTCTCTGATAGCAGCACAGCAGCAGGTGAAAGAAATTAACCAGGCAAGAGATCTTCTTGATTCCATGGTGCCTGATCCTATGTTCCAGAGAGGCCATAATGCCATGAAAGGTGCCTTTCACATTCTGCTCCAATATCTTGTATCGACGGTGCCCCAGCATCAGCAACAGTACCTCCAACAGGGACAGGCTCAGCTGCAGATTGCAGAAACCGAGCTCATAAAATACAAAGCTTATTATCAAAATGAGGAAAGAAAATTTCTCTCTGAACCGACC